Proteins encoded by one window of Cystobacter ferrugineus:
- a CDS encoding TolC family protein has product MERSTSRRVMGLGWVLTATVAGAQIAPPALPAPVPNGQVGFPSAADVTPQLGEAAEQSVPDEAPSSAPGEVRRTPLTLEQLVRRAREQDARVEAARAELRRLHALLSEARWAWFPKFETRVGLGGPIPEARNDGLGGPPTTQASLEGDLNFGRMGVTAFVESNAVLPLYTFGKLKALEQAAEQGPVIGKALQARAEDEAGFQAAQAFYGYQLARSGLAQLEETSKRLEDAAGRIQEMLAARSDQVSKMDLYKVGFFRKQLDARRAQAEQGRQVALAAIRLLAGTPADEPVEVAEVELEPEEAGEPPALEQALATAERQRPELAGIAAGIIAREKEVFIRERSFYPDLGLAGFLTLRFTSSATRQRDPFAYDPYNDREAGVGLVARYTFDIPVKLAQLDQSRAELDKLKAQQRLLFSAIRLEVTQVHGALVAARDRAQALSQAEREARRWVTAALSAFELGTGGTRDLIEAFTAFAQASADRAQSWHDFQVARAQLDRVLGRVPGAP; this is encoded by the coding sequence GTGGAACGCAGCACATCGCGACGTGTCATGGGGCTGGGATGGGTGCTCACCGCGACGGTGGCGGGAGCGCAGATCGCGCCGCCCGCGCTCCCGGCGCCCGTGCCCAATGGGCAGGTGGGGTTTCCCTCGGCCGCGGACGTCACGCCCCAGTTGGGCGAGGCGGCGGAGCAGTCCGTGCCGGACGAGGCCCCGTCCTCGGCGCCCGGTGAGGTGAGGCGCACGCCGCTCACGCTGGAGCAGCTCGTGCGGCGCGCGCGCGAGCAGGACGCGCGGGTGGAGGCCGCGCGCGCGGAGCTGCGCCGGTTGCACGCGCTGCTGAGCGAGGCGCGCTGGGCATGGTTTCCCAAGTTCGAGACCCGGGTGGGCCTGGGCGGCCCCATTCCCGAGGCCCGCAACGACGGCCTGGGCGGTCCTCCCACCACCCAGGCCTCGCTGGAGGGGGATCTCAACTTCGGCCGCATGGGCGTGACGGCGTTCGTCGAGTCCAACGCCGTGCTGCCCCTCTATACCTTCGGAAAGCTCAAGGCCCTGGAGCAGGCCGCGGAGCAGGGTCCCGTCATCGGCAAGGCGCTTCAGGCGCGCGCCGAGGACGAGGCGGGTTTCCAGGCCGCGCAGGCCTTCTATGGCTACCAGTTGGCGCGCTCGGGGCTCGCGCAGCTCGAGGAGACCTCCAAGCGCCTGGAGGACGCGGCCGGGCGCATCCAGGAGATGCTGGCGGCCCGGTCCGATCAGGTGTCGAAGATGGACCTGTACAAGGTCGGCTTCTTCCGCAAGCAGCTCGACGCGCGCCGCGCCCAGGCCGAGCAGGGCCGGCAGGTGGCGCTCGCCGCCATCCGCCTGCTCGCGGGCACCCCCGCGGACGAGCCCGTGGAGGTGGCCGAGGTGGAGCTGGAGCCGGAGGAGGCCGGGGAGCCACCCGCGCTCGAGCAGGCCCTGGCCACGGCCGAGCGGCAACGGCCAGAGCTCGCCGGCATCGCCGCGGGCATCATCGCGCGCGAGAAGGAAGTGTTCATCCGCGAGCGCAGCTTCTATCCGGACCTCGGCCTCGCGGGCTTCCTCACCCTGCGCTTCACGTCGAGCGCCACGCGGCAGCGCGATCCCTTCGCCTACGATCCGTACAACGATCGGGAGGCGGGGGTGGGGCTGGTGGCGCGCTACACCTTCGACATCCCCGTGAAGCTGGCGCAGTTGGATCAATCCCGGGCGGAGCTGGACAAGCTCAAGGCGCAGCAGCGGCTGTTGTTCTCGGCCATCCGCCTGGAGGTGACCCAGGTGCATGGGGCGCTGGTGGCGGCGCGCGACCGAGCCCAGGCCCTCAGCCAGGCCGAGCGGGAAGCGCGGCGCTGGGTGACGGCGGCCCTGAGCGCGTTCGAGCTCGGCACGGGGGGCACGCGGGATCTCATCGAGGCGTTCACGGCGTTCGCCCAGGCATCGGCCGATCGGGCCCAGAGCTGGCATGACTTCCAGGTGGCCCGGGCACAGCTGGACCGGGTCCTGGGCCGTGTCCCCGGCGCGCCGTGA
- a CDS encoding class I fructose-bisphosphate aldolase, with protein MAYTDRVKQILSWYPSDNPGTLANLARLLNTGTLAGTGKLVILPVDQGFEHGPARSFAPNAAGYDPDYHIQLAIDSGCNAYAAPLGFLEAVAGKYMGEIPLVLKLNNSDTLAKTDFPISAVTSSVRDAVRLGCSAVGYTIYPGSGARNQMYEDLREIIAEAKDYGLPTIVWAYARGNMSKQGETGIDVISYAAQISAQLGAHIIKVKPPQDFLEQAEAKKVYEQYKIPTATMADRIRDVVKSAFNGKRIVIFSGGESKKTEDLLEEIRQIAAGGGFGSIMGRNAFQRPHAESVKLLKDVMAIFKSAP; from the coding sequence ATGGCGTACACCGATCGCGTCAAGCAGATCCTCTCGTGGTACCCGTCCGACAACCCCGGCACGCTGGCCAACCTGGCCCGCCTGCTCAACACCGGCACGCTCGCGGGCACCGGCAAGCTGGTCATCCTGCCCGTGGATCAGGGCTTCGAGCACGGCCCGGCGCGCTCCTTCGCGCCCAACGCGGCCGGCTATGATCCGGACTATCACATCCAGCTCGCCATCGACTCGGGCTGCAACGCCTACGCCGCGCCCCTGGGCTTCCTGGAGGCGGTGGCCGGCAAGTACATGGGCGAGATCCCGCTCGTGCTCAAGCTGAACAACTCGGACACGCTGGCCAAGACCGACTTCCCCATCTCCGCCGTCACCTCCTCGGTGCGTGACGCCGTGCGTCTGGGCTGCTCGGCCGTGGGCTACACCATCTACCCGGGCTCCGGGGCGCGCAACCAGATGTACGAGGATCTGCGCGAGATCATCGCCGAGGCCAAGGACTACGGCCTGCCCACCATCGTGTGGGCCTACGCGCGCGGCAACATGTCCAAGCAGGGCGAGACGGGCATCGACGTCATCTCCTACGCGGCGCAGATCAGCGCCCAGCTCGGCGCGCACATCATCAAGGTCAAGCCGCCCCAGGACTTCCTGGAGCAGGCCGAGGCCAAGAAGGTCTACGAGCAGTACAAGATCCCCACCGCCACCATGGCCGACCGCATCCGTGACGTGGTGAAGTCCGCCTTCAACGGCAAGCGCATCGTCATCTTCTCCGGCGGCGAGTCCAAGAAGACCGAGGACCTGCTCGAGGAGATCCGCCAGATCGCCGCCGGCGGCGGCTTCGGCTCCATCATGGGCCGCAACGCCTTCCAGCGCCCCCATGCTGAGTCCGTCAAGCTGCTCAAGGACGTGATGGCCATCTTCAAGAGCGCCCCCTGA
- a CDS encoding N-acetyltransferase — MAAAEPSTAAGTSLPPLPANVEVTPVRTSAERTAFIRFPYTIYRGDPNWVPHLEMERRDFIDPRKNPFFEFGEVEFFLARREGQVVGRIAAVNNPRYNEFQKTNVGFFGLFECVNDAGVARALFEAAAGWLRAKGFTSVIGPMSYSTNHEVGLLVEGFSTPPAIMTTYNPPWYAALIEANGYAKVKDLYAWELSSSTPPPEKVARVAEKIRQREGVTVRPVNLKDFDGEVARIKAMYNKAWENNWGFVPMTEAEFDNLARELKQMVRPELVLIAEVKGEPVAFGLTVPDANQALKAANGRLTTFGLPIGLAKLLLASRKIRRLRLILLGTVEGYRRRGLDAILYLDTLRTARELGFEGGEISWTLEDNHLVNRAIESMGGKRSKVFRVYEKPL; from the coding sequence ATGGCCGCCGCCGAACCGTCCACCGCAGCAGGCACCTCCCTGCCTCCCCTCCCCGCCAACGTGGAGGTGACGCCCGTGCGCACCTCGGCGGAGCGCACGGCCTTCATCCGCTTCCCCTACACCATCTACCGGGGGGACCCGAACTGGGTGCCCCACCTGGAGATGGAGCGCCGGGACTTCATCGATCCGCGCAAGAACCCCTTCTTCGAGTTCGGCGAGGTGGAGTTCTTCCTCGCCCGCCGGGAGGGGCAGGTGGTGGGGCGCATCGCCGCGGTGAACAACCCGCGCTACAACGAGTTCCAGAAGACGAACGTCGGCTTCTTCGGGCTCTTCGAGTGCGTGAACGACGCGGGCGTGGCCCGGGCGCTGTTCGAGGCCGCGGCGGGCTGGCTGCGCGCCAAGGGCTTCACCTCGGTGATCGGCCCGATGAGCTACTCGACCAACCACGAGGTGGGGTTGCTCGTCGAGGGGTTCTCCACCCCGCCGGCCATCATGACGACGTACAACCCGCCCTGGTACGCCGCGCTCATCGAGGCCAACGGCTACGCCAAGGTGAAGGACCTGTACGCGTGGGAGCTGTCCTCCTCCACCCCGCCGCCGGAGAAGGTGGCGCGCGTGGCGGAGAAGATCCGTCAGCGCGAGGGCGTCACCGTGCGCCCGGTGAACCTCAAGGACTTCGACGGCGAGGTGGCCCGCATCAAGGCCATGTACAACAAGGCCTGGGAGAACAACTGGGGCTTCGTGCCGATGACGGAGGCCGAGTTCGACAACCTGGCGCGCGAGCTCAAGCAGATGGTGCGTCCGGAGCTGGTGCTCATCGCCGAGGTCAAGGGTGAGCCGGTGGCCTTCGGCCTCACCGTCCCGGATGCCAACCAGGCCCTCAAGGCCGCCAACGGCCGGCTCACCACGTTCGGCCTGCCCATCGGGCTCGCCAAGCTGCTGCTGGCCTCGCGCAAGATCCGCCGGCTGCGCCTCATCCTGCTCGGCACCGTCGAGGGCTACCGGCGCCGGGGCCTGGACGCCATCCTCTACCTGGACACCCTGCGCACCGCGCGCGAGCTGGGCTTCGAGGGCGGGGAGATCTCCTGGACGCTCGAGGACAACCACCTCGTCAACCGCGCCATCGAGTCCATGGGCGGCAAGCGCTCCAAGGTCTTCCGCGTCTACGAGAAGCCCCTGTAG
- a CDS encoding polyprenyl synthetase family protein: MKERKSSTQAEAPAAEQQQAPPSPVDFTSWAKTVQYQTQVVLHQILELEDERHLDPAWNKVLEQVRSYSLRPSKRIRPALVLVGYALGRGDTRAPSGLWRFAAATELLHTFMLIHDDVADQADTRRGGAALHKMLGEGRLGENLAIVIGDHLYGRSLEVMLGCNLPEADVATRYFLKVCRYTAAGQYMDIRLPHQPLAELSIYNALRVAYLKTALYGFTAPLVCGAMLSGSAPEIINKLERFGRYVGTAYQLRDDLLGLYGQSSVVGKPTDSDLAQGKRTFPLLAAYLRATPEARQEMETLCIPGPKDETMLQRARELVEIHGGRSATERIIERSTNAAARILHTLPEAGGLKQMLRDLLQMLMIREA, from the coding sequence ATGAAAGAGCGGAAGTCTTCTACCCAGGCCGAGGCGCCGGCGGCGGAGCAGCAGCAGGCTCCCCCCTCCCCCGTTGACTTCACCTCCTGGGCGAAGACGGTCCAGTACCAGACCCAGGTCGTGCTGCATCAGATCCTGGAACTGGAGGACGAGCGCCACCTGGATCCCGCCTGGAACAAGGTGCTCGAGCAGGTGCGCAGCTACAGCCTGCGGCCCTCCAAGCGCATCCGTCCGGCCCTGGTGCTGGTGGGCTACGCGCTGGGTCGGGGTGACACGCGAGCGCCCTCGGGACTGTGGCGGTTCGCGGCGGCCACCGAGCTGCTCCACACCTTCATGCTCATCCACGACGACGTCGCGGATCAGGCCGACACCCGCCGCGGCGGCGCCGCGCTGCACAAGATGCTCGGCGAGGGGCGCCTGGGAGAGAACCTGGCGATCGTCATCGGAGATCACCTCTATGGGCGCTCGCTGGAGGTGATGCTGGGCTGCAACCTGCCGGAAGCGGACGTGGCCACGCGCTACTTCCTCAAGGTGTGCCGCTACACCGCCGCCGGGCAGTACATGGACATCCGGCTGCCGCACCAGCCCCTGGCCGAGCTGTCCATCTACAACGCGCTGCGCGTGGCCTACCTGAAGACGGCGCTCTACGGCTTCACCGCGCCGCTGGTCTGCGGGGCCATGCTGTCCGGCTCGGCGCCGGAGATCATCAACAAGCTGGAGCGCTTCGGCCGCTACGTGGGCACGGCCTACCAGCTGCGGGACGATCTGCTGGGGCTGTACGGCCAGTCCTCCGTGGTGGGCAAGCCCACCGACTCGGACCTGGCGCAGGGCAAGCGCACCTTCCCGCTGCTGGCCGCCTACCTGCGCGCCACCCCCGAGGCCCGCCAGGAGATGGAGACGCTCTGCATCCCCGGCCCCAAGGACGAGACGATGCTGCAGCGCGCCCGCGAGCTGGTGGAGATCCACGGCGGGCGCTCCGCCACCGAGCGCATCATCGAGCGCTCCACCAACGCCGCCGCGCGCATCCTGCACACCCTGCCCGAGGCCGGCGGCCTCAAGCAGATGCTGCGCGATCTGCTGCAGATGTTGATGATCCGCGAGGCCTGA
- a CDS encoding tetratricopeptide repeat protein, whose amino-acid sequence MYNLLIALGVGVAITLGIKFAGFNVWAALVPGTLAFVGTYIWLGRRIGQRLQAIMTAVQKELQGQPTSQKEAQARIERAVKMLESGLVYDKWQFLVGAEVHSQIGMLKYMSKDLDGAQTHFARSSSRNYLAKAMEGALFFQKKDAAAMKKSFEAAVVSGKKESVVWAVYAWCLLQNKDKEGALKVLGRAVEANPSDEKLKGSLSALQNDKKLKMKPYEPMWWQFGLETPPPQIMGGGGGRRVQFNPRR is encoded by the coding sequence ATGTACAACCTCCTCATCGCCCTGGGTGTAGGCGTCGCCATCACCTTGGGTATCAAGTTCGCCGGCTTCAACGTCTGGGCCGCCCTCGTCCCGGGCACCCTCGCCTTCGTGGGCACCTACATCTGGCTCGGTCGCCGCATCGGGCAGAGGCTCCAGGCCATCATGACCGCCGTGCAGAAGGAGCTCCAGGGGCAGCCCACCAGCCAGAAGGAAGCCCAGGCGCGCATCGAGCGGGCCGTCAAGATGCTCGAGTCCGGCCTCGTCTACGACAAGTGGCAGTTCCTCGTGGGCGCGGAGGTGCACTCCCAGATTGGAATGTTGAAGTACATGTCGAAGGACCTGGACGGCGCCCAGACGCACTTCGCCCGCTCCAGCTCGCGCAACTACCTGGCCAAGGCCATGGAGGGCGCCCTCTTCTTCCAGAAGAAGGATGCCGCCGCCATGAAGAAGTCCTTCGAGGCCGCGGTGGTCTCCGGCAAGAAGGAGTCCGTGGTGTGGGCCGTCTACGCCTGGTGCCTCCTGCAGAACAAGGACAAGGAAGGCGCTCTCAAGGTGCTCGGGCGGGCGGTCGAGGCCAACCCCTCCGATGAAAAGCTCAAGGGCAGCTTGTCGGCTCTCCAGAACGACAAGAAATTGAAGATGAAGCCCTACGAGCCCATGTGGTGGCAGTTCGGCCTGGAAACCCCTCCCCCTCAAATCATGGGGGGCGGCGGGGGCCGGCGCGTGCAGTTCAATCCCCGACGCTGA
- a CDS encoding response regulator produces MKVLLVEDDAGLREGMAELIAEQTPVREAGSVAEALRVLQEESFALVLTDLRIGDSGGGGRIILEAARKRLQPVAIVSASSAEEVVRVLRPHEPDAVLSKPFQIEDMMLLVERFVRLRRDVERLAAGSVPPEDSWTTEPTTGLRLSQRPDGSLWMRLAPGASHRPPVSQGRAALVVEGSLEVDGERRGRDHYFYLAAGPRELRSHEGCLAVSLPLDA; encoded by the coding sequence ATGAAGGTGCTGCTGGTGGAGGATGACGCCGGTCTGCGCGAGGGGATGGCGGAGCTCATCGCCGAGCAGACGCCCGTGCGCGAGGCGGGCAGCGTGGCCGAGGCCCTGCGGGTGCTCCAGGAGGAGTCCTTCGCCCTGGTCCTCACGGATCTGCGCATCGGCGACAGTGGAGGCGGCGGGCGCATCATCCTCGAGGCGGCGCGCAAGCGGCTGCAACCGGTGGCCATCGTCAGCGCCTCGTCCGCCGAGGAGGTGGTGCGGGTGCTGCGGCCCCACGAGCCGGACGCGGTGCTCAGCAAGCCCTTCCAGATCGAGGACATGATGCTCCTGGTGGAGCGCTTCGTGCGGTTGCGGCGCGACGTGGAGCGCCTGGCCGCGGGGAGCGTGCCGCCCGAGGACTCCTGGACGACGGAGCCCACCACGGGACTGCGGCTGTCGCAGCGGCCGGATGGCAGTCTGTGGATGCGCCTGGCGCCGGGAGCCAGCCACCGCCCACCGGTGAGCCAGGGCCGCGCGGCCCTGGTGGTGGAGGGCTCGCTCGAGGTGGACGGCGAGAGGCGCGGGCGCGATCACTACTTCTATCTGGCGGCCGGACCGCGCGAGCTGCGCTCCCATGAGGGGTGCCTGGCCGTCTCGCTCCCCCTGGACGCGTGA
- a CDS encoding RsmB/NOP family class I SAM-dependent RNA methyltransferase, with translation MSLWPDTFLDEARLGRPSRRAATAALEAHLAVLKGEPLKLSLAEALKDAGGLGGQERRFTALAVRELSRHQRLLDLAARTLGHAPSRIGLLEDQALVRYVLWRRIFCGANWARIGPEVKLPGPVRPRTLKDDFLERVVMAPLAEPPLPESVPDRLATRYSFPTWLVQRLAELHPEPVLEAMLAALDEEPALHLRARPTGSRDEVLARLAEEGVAAEPVVLAPGAVRVAEASHKVFETRVMREGRLQVQDVGSQLIVEACRPIIEEGGGSLAGWTVADVCAGAGGKTLALADEVGKAGRVLAGDRSRRRLAHARDRARELSLRHVSFPHPLPLESADVVLVDAPCSGTGSLAREPDQKWKLSAKAVAEFHTTQLELLRELAPQVKPGALVVYATCSLLPEENDTVVRDFLAQESGFSLEPLAPVFGPERAALLCDGPFLRALPPRVPGGGFFAARLRKGPGPG, from the coding sequence GTGAGCCTCTGGCCCGACACCTTCCTGGACGAGGCGCGCCTGGGGCGGCCCTCGCGGCGCGCGGCGACCGCGGCGCTCGAGGCGCACCTGGCCGTGCTCAAGGGCGAGCCCCTCAAGCTCTCGCTCGCCGAGGCCCTCAAGGACGCCGGCGGGCTGGGGGGCCAGGAGCGGCGCTTCACCGCGCTGGCGGTGCGCGAGTTGTCCCGGCACCAGCGGCTGCTGGATCTGGCGGCGCGCACCCTGGGCCACGCCCCGAGCAGGATTGGACTGCTGGAGGATCAGGCGCTGGTGCGCTACGTGCTCTGGCGGCGGATCTTCTGTGGAGCCAACTGGGCGCGCATCGGCCCCGAGGTGAAGCTGCCCGGCCCGGTGCGCCCGCGTACCCTCAAGGATGACTTCCTCGAGCGGGTGGTGATGGCGCCGCTGGCCGAGCCCCCCTTGCCCGAGTCCGTCCCGGATCGTCTGGCGACGCGCTACTCCTTTCCCACCTGGCTGGTGCAGCGCCTGGCCGAGCTGCATCCGGAGCCGGTGCTGGAGGCGATGCTGGCGGCGCTGGACGAGGAGCCGGCGCTGCACCTGCGCGCGCGTCCCACGGGCAGCCGCGACGAGGTGCTCGCGCGGTTGGCGGAGGAGGGCGTGGCGGCGGAGCCGGTGGTGCTGGCGCCGGGCGCGGTGCGCGTCGCCGAGGCGAGCCACAAGGTGTTCGAGACGCGGGTGATGCGCGAGGGGCGCCTGCAGGTGCAGGACGTGGGCAGCCAGCTCATCGTCGAGGCGTGCCGCCCCATCATCGAGGAGGGTGGGGGCTCGCTCGCGGGGTGGACGGTGGCGGACGTGTGCGCGGGGGCGGGAGGCAAGACGCTCGCGCTGGCGGACGAGGTGGGCAAGGCGGGACGGGTGTTGGCCGGAGATCGCTCGCGCCGCCGCCTGGCGCACGCGCGCGATCGGGCCCGGGAGTTGTCCCTGCGCCACGTGTCCTTTCCGCACCCGCTGCCCCTCGAGTCCGCGGACGTGGTGCTGGTGGACGCGCCGTGCAGCGGCACGGGCTCGCTGGCGCGCGAGCCGGATCAGAAGTGGAAGCTGAGCGCGAAGGCCGTGGCGGAGTTCCACACCACGCAGCTCGAGTTGCTGCGCGAGCTGGCGCCCCAGGTGAAGCCCGGCGCGCTGGTGGTGTACGCCACGTGCTCGTTGCTGCCGGAGGAGAACGACACGGTGGTGCGCGACTTCCTCGCCCAGGAGTCCGGCTTCAGTCTGGAGCCCCTGGCGCCCGTCTTCGGCCCCGAGCGGGCGGCCCTGCTGTGTGACGGCCCCTTCCTGCGTGCCCTGCCGCCGCGGGTGCCCGGGGGTGGCTTCTTCGCCGCCCGGCTGCGCAAGGGGCCGGGGCCGGGTTGA
- a CDS encoding MlaC/ttg2D family ABC transporter substrate-binding protein, which yields MIVSLLTAVLLTATPGPLEVVKEGNTNVQKVASAKAATADQVYQVVERFVDFGELSKRALGETWNKLTAAQRKDFSSTMEGLLRASYAQKALGQGRTQVHYGKETIEGNEANVDTTVNVNRDKYPVNYKLYRSGEQAGWRIYDVITDDVSLLETYQEQFRKILATKGFDGLLATLKAKRAQIEKTLIP from the coding sequence ATGATCGTCTCCCTGCTCACCGCCGTGCTGCTCACCGCCACACCTGGCCCGCTCGAGGTCGTGAAGGAGGGCAACACCAACGTCCAGAAGGTCGCCTCCGCCAAGGCCGCCACCGCGGATCAGGTCTACCAGGTGGTGGAGCGCTTCGTGGACTTCGGTGAACTGTCCAAGCGCGCGCTCGGCGAGACGTGGAACAAGCTCACCGCCGCCCAGCGCAAGGACTTCTCGAGCACCATGGAGGGCCTGCTGCGCGCCTCCTACGCCCAGAAGGCGCTCGGCCAGGGCCGCACCCAGGTGCACTACGGCAAGGAGACCATCGAGGGCAACGAGGCCAACGTGGACACCACCGTCAACGTCAACCGGGACAAGTACCCGGTGAACTACAAGCTCTACCGCTCGGGCGAGCAGGCCGGCTGGCGCATCTACGACGTGATCACCGATGACGTCTCGCTCCTGGAGACCTACCAGGAGCAGTTCCGGAAGATCCTCGCCACCAAGGGCTTCGACGGGCTGCTCGCCACGCTCAAGGCCAAGCGGGCGCAGATCGAGAAGACGCTCATCCCCTGA
- a CDS encoding aminotransferase class I/II-fold pyridoxal phosphate-dependent enzyme, which produces MSDVFDKCRNWNDYRIAKATGLYPYFRAIEESFGATEVQIEGRRVIMVGSNNYLGLSADPRVKEAAIKAVERYGTTCSGSRLLNGTLALHEELEHQFARFLNRESALVISTGFQTNLAMASILGRHDIVFADRQNHASLVDGVRLSFSTERKYRHNDLEHLEQLLQQSVEKEPKAGRIIVTDGVFSMEGDICDLPRIVELSKKYNARVMTDDAHSMGVLGEKGRGTSEYFGLEAETDLVMGTFSKSFASLGGVLAGPQDVINYMRHKSRSVIFSASMTPASVASALKALEIIQAEPERRTRLMDIAEKMHNGFRAMGFDTGVSVTPVVPVLIGDQVKCFRFWKALHEAGVFANPVIPPAVEPGHALIRTSYMATHTDEQLDRVLDIFEQIGKKMDVIPQTRPSSYTPVQIARPHTFVRNNKASEKWAAAAAGELAPNGFSLDQLSRMSSREVAGRLFDAVETLTWRAANLQSEDLRKLGQMPMKLWEKRANIPGLLLEKGANLFIRNGREDRS; this is translated from the coding sequence ATGAGTGACGTGTTCGACAAGTGCCGCAACTGGAACGACTACCGCATCGCCAAGGCCACGGGACTCTACCCGTACTTCCGCGCCATCGAGGAGTCCTTTGGCGCCACCGAGGTCCAGATCGAGGGCCGCCGCGTCATCATGGTGGGCTCGAACAACTACCTGGGCCTGAGCGCGGACCCGCGGGTGAAGGAGGCGGCGATCAAGGCGGTGGAGCGCTACGGCACCACGTGCTCGGGCTCGCGCCTGCTCAACGGCACGCTCGCGCTGCATGAGGAGCTGGAGCACCAGTTCGCCAGGTTCCTCAACCGCGAGTCGGCGCTCGTCATCTCCACGGGCTTCCAGACGAACCTGGCCATGGCCTCCATCCTGGGCCGCCACGACATCGTCTTCGCGGACCGGCAGAACCACGCCTCGCTGGTGGACGGCGTGCGCCTGTCCTTCTCCACCGAGCGCAAGTACCGCCACAACGACCTGGAGCACCTCGAGCAGCTCCTGCAGCAGTCGGTGGAGAAGGAGCCCAAGGCGGGGCGCATCATCGTCACCGATGGTGTGTTCTCCATGGAGGGCGACATCTGCGACCTGCCGCGCATCGTGGAGCTGTCCAAGAAGTACAACGCGCGGGTGATGACGGATGACGCGCACTCCATGGGCGTGCTCGGCGAGAAGGGCCGGGGCACCTCCGAGTACTTCGGCCTGGAGGCGGAGACGGACCTGGTCATGGGCACGTTCTCCAAGAGCTTCGCGTCGCTGGGCGGCGTGCTCGCCGGCCCCCAGGACGTCATCAACTACATGCGCCACAAGTCGCGCTCGGTCATCTTCTCCGCGTCCATGACGCCCGCCTCCGTGGCGAGCGCGCTCAAGGCGCTGGAGATCATCCAGGCCGAGCCCGAGCGGCGCACGCGCCTGATGGACATCGCGGAGAAGATGCACAACGGCTTCCGCGCCATGGGCTTCGACACGGGCGTGTCGGTGACGCCGGTGGTGCCGGTGCTCATCGGCGACCAGGTCAAGTGCTTCCGCTTCTGGAAGGCGCTGCACGAGGCGGGCGTGTTCGCCAACCCCGTGATTCCGCCGGCGGTGGAGCCGGGCCACGCGCTCATCCGCACCAGCTACATGGCCACGCACACCGACGAGCAGCTCGACCGGGTGCTCGACATCTTCGAGCAGATTGGCAAGAAGATGGACGTCATCCCCCAGACGCGGCCCTCCAGCTACACGCCGGTGCAGATCGCCCGTCCCCACACCTTCGTGCGCAACAACAAGGCGTCGGAGAAGTGGGCCGCCGCCGCCGCCGGGGAGCTCGCCCCCAACGGCTTCTCGCTGGATCAGCTCTCGCGCATGTCCTCGCGCGAGGTGGCCGGCCGGCTCTTCGACGCGGTGGAGACGCTCACCTGGCGCGCCGCGAACCTCCAGTCCGAGGATCTGCGCAAGCTCGGGCAGATGCCGATGAAGCTGTGGGAGAAGCGCGCGAACATCCCCGGCCTGCTGCTGGAGAAGGGCGCCAACCTCTTCATCCGCAACGGTCGCGAAGACAGGAGCTAG